The following proteins come from a genomic window of Acetomicrobium thermoterrenum DSM 13490:
- a CDS encoding ABC transporter substrate-binding protein: protein MRRYRGSVGKGPFGVGIFIALIVLFSFFGMIFSESPSIAAEKKVIVQAMDRDPDILDTMKAAWYSDALIYLHDRLVSRDYNFGYRPGLATSWDVSEDGLMWTFHLKKEVKFHDGTPFTAKDVKWTIDTIKDPKTASPFAGDLKAIDQVKIIDDYTVQMTLKYPFPNLLFNLSNTASGIQKAGCYDEYGEDYGIKTVIGTGPFMFKEWVRGDRIVLVKNPHYNWGPEWMSNQGPPLFDELVIRTIPEESSRIMELLTGGVHVLRDVPPLQVDKLKNNPEINIFTEQSTKLGYLAYACDKKPFDDVLVRRAINHAVDRETIVKYIFSGYATPAYGYLPQALKDEYLEESEELGYKYDPAKAKELLAKAGFPDGFETTLSAENDSTSKRLAEVLQAQLAEIGIRAKIQLFDSASYVAMLKAGQQDLFVRLYSWPNADILDWFLLSSQFPYPNHSRWCDPKTDELINSAATAPTWEERAEKYKEVQRYLIEQAVWCPIYIPDMMLAVRKEVKNFKIHPWMIQYSDGIDIETK from the coding sequence ATGAGGAGGTATAGAGGTTCTGTGGGAAAAGGTCCTTTTGGGGTGGGCATTTTTATTGCGTTGATCGTACTTTTTAGTTTTTTTGGCATGATCTTTTCAGAATCTCCTTCGATAGCTGCGGAAAAGAAGGTCATCGTTCAAGCAATGGATAGGGATCCCGATATTTTAGACACCATGAAAGCTGCATGGTATTCGGATGCGTTGATCTATTTGCACGATCGCTTGGTGTCGAGGGATTACAATTTCGGGTATCGACCGGGGTTGGCGACAAGTTGGGATGTATCGGAAGATGGGCTGATGTGGACATTTCATTTAAAAAAGGAAGTCAAGTTCCACGATGGCACCCCTTTTACCGCAAAGGACGTGAAATGGACAATCGATACAATTAAAGATCCGAAGACAGCTTCTCCCTTTGCCGGAGATCTCAAGGCCATCGACCAAGTCAAAATTATCGATGATTATACTGTGCAGATGACGTTGAAATATCCCTTTCCGAACCTGCTTTTCAACTTATCCAACACGGCCTCCGGAATTCAGAAGGCAGGTTGTTATGATGAATATGGGGAGGACTACGGCATCAAGACCGTCATAGGAACTGGTCCCTTTATGTTCAAGGAATGGGTCCGTGGAGACAGGATAGTGCTCGTCAAAAACCCTCATTACAATTGGGGGCCGGAATGGATGTCCAATCAGGGGCCACCCCTTTTCGATGAATTGGTCATAAGAACTATACCTGAGGAAAGCTCGCGCATAATGGAACTTTTGACCGGTGGGGTCCACGTGCTTCGCGATGTGCCTCCATTGCAGGTCGATAAACTGAAGAACAATCCCGAAATAAACATATTTACTGAACAGTCGACCAAGTTGGGGTATCTAGCCTATGCATGTGACAAAAAGCCCTTTGACGACGTGCTCGTCAGGAGGGCAATCAATCACGCAGTCGACAGAGAAACGATAGTGAAATACATATTTAGTGGCTATGCCACGCCTGCATACGGTTATCTTCCCCAGGCGTTGAAAGATGAATATCTGGAGGAAAGCGAGGAGTTGGGCTACAAATATGACCCCGCTAAGGCGAAGGAGCTGCTTGCCAAAGCAGGATTCCCAGATGGCTTTGAGACCACTCTTTCAGCTGAAAACGATTCTACATCGAAAAGGCTCGCGGAGGTTCTTCAGGCTCAACTAGCAGAAATAGGGATAAGGGCCAAGATTCAGCTTTTCGACAGCGCAAGCTATGTTGCCATGCTAAAGGCAGGGCAACAAGACCTTTTCGTCCGCCTTTATAGCTGGCCCAATGCCGATATTCTCGATTGGTTCTTGTTATCGTCGCAGTTTCCCTATCCCAACCACTCTCGCTGGTGTGATCCCAAGACAGACGAGCTGATCAACTCGGCCGCGACTGCACCTACGTGGGAAGAGCGAGCGGAGAAGTATAAGGAAGTGCAGCGATATCTCATCGAACAAGCAGTATGGTGCCCTATCTACATTCCAGACATGATGTTGGCAGTGCGGAAAGAGGTCAAAAACTTCAAGATCCATCCATGGATGATTCAATACAGCGACGGAATCGATATAGAAACCAAATAG
- a CDS encoding ABC transporter permease, with protein sequence MLRYFARRMTFLALTLLGMTIIIFSMLHLSPGDPIDLIVGPNVTPEVRENIRHQYGLDQPLIVQYLGFMRSLIRGDLGQSIIQHKPVSELIAERFYVTFELSVTALIISFLIAIPIGIKAALKRNTATDYSLMAASLIGISMPTFWFGLMLLYIVAFKLRLFPISGYGTWRHLFLPALTIGITDAALVARMVRSSMLEVIRQDYIRTARSKGLPERVVINRHALRNALIPIITLLGLRIGWIVGGSVVVEIVFARPGLGRLMVDSILARDYPVVQGTMVVLTTCIILGNLLADVLYAVVDPRIKLR encoded by the coding sequence ATGCTAAGATATTTCGCCAGGCGAATGACATTTCTAGCTTTAACTTTGTTGGGAATGACGATCATCATATTTTCAATGCTCCATTTATCTCCTGGAGATCCTATAGATTTGATCGTCGGTCCTAACGTAACCCCTGAAGTGCGGGAAAATATACGACATCAATATGGCTTGGACCAACCCCTGATAGTCCAATATCTTGGCTTTATGAGATCTCTTATTCGCGGCGATTTGGGACAATCGATAATTCAGCATAAGCCCGTATCAGAGTTGATTGCAGAGAGGTTTTACGTCACCTTTGAATTGAGCGTGACGGCTTTGATCATATCATTTTTAATAGCAATTCCCATTGGTATTAAAGCCGCCTTGAAGAGAAATACCGCCACGGATTACTCGCTTATGGCCGCTTCTCTGATCGGCATTTCGATGCCAACCTTTTGGTTTGGGCTGATGCTATTGTATATAGTAGCTTTCAAACTGAGGCTTTTCCCGATTTCAGGTTACGGGACATGGAGGCATCTCTTTTTGCCTGCATTGACGATTGGAATAACCGATGCGGCTTTGGTCGCTAGAATGGTGCGATCTAGCATGCTTGAGGTAATTCGCCAGGATTACATACGCACCGCCAGAAGCAAGGGCCTGCCTGAGCGGGTCGTAATTAACCGTCACGCCCTGAGAAATGCATTAATTCCGATAATTACCTTGTTAGGATTGCGCATAGGATGGATTGTGGGAGGATCTGTCGTAGTGGAGATCGTCTTTGCCAGACCTGGATTGGGAAGGTTGATGGTCGATTCCATTTTGGCCCGCGACTACCCTGTCGTCCAGGGGACAATGGTTGTTTTGACGACCTGCATAATATTGGGAAACCTCCTTGCAGATGTCCTATATGCGGTTGTAGATCCGCGTATAAAGTTGAGATGA
- a CDS encoding ABC transporter permease has product MAEEVAGARIARSESAFWHLMKRLFRNKAAVFGLVIIVLMFLCAIAAPLIATHDYAKQDLPSMLQSPSRAHLFGTDEFGRDIFSRVIYGSRVSLKVGFLAVGISLFAGLLLGSIAGYYGRILDSAICALIDIALAFPMTLLAIAIIAILGPGLFNVCLAIALSSWGSFARITRGQFLSLKSQEFIEAAKILGYSDLRIILRHILPNSLAPLVVLTTLEVPKAIIVEATLSFLGLGIQPPLPSWGSIMSSGRSFLFDAPWITVFPGLMIILIVMGFNLFGDALRDTLDPRLRN; this is encoded by the coding sequence ATGGCTGAAGAGGTAGCAGGTGCCAGGATTGCCAGAAGCGAGAGCGCCTTCTGGCATTTGATGAAGCGTTTGTTTCGCAATAAAGCCGCGGTCTTTGGGTTGGTCATCATAGTGTTGATGTTTCTCTGCGCCATTGCGGCTCCGCTGATAGCCACTCATGATTACGCTAAACAGGATTTGCCGTCCATGCTGCAATCACCATCGAGGGCCCATTTGTTCGGCACCGACGAATTTGGGCGCGATATTTTTAGTCGGGTGATCTATGGTTCGAGAGTCTCTCTTAAGGTTGGCTTTCTGGCCGTGGGCATTTCTCTCTTCGCAGGACTTCTCTTGGGAAGCATCGCCGGTTATTACGGTCGTATTTTGGACAGCGCCATATGTGCGTTGATAGATATAGCTTTAGCCTTTCCCATGACGTTGCTCGCAATAGCCATCATCGCCATCCTTGGACCAGGTTTGTTCAACGTATGTCTGGCCATAGCGCTTTCCTCCTGGGGGTCCTTTGCCCGCATCACGCGGGGTCAATTTCTATCCCTGAAAAGCCAAGAGTTCATAGAAGCAGCTAAGATTCTCGGATATTCCGATCTTAGGATTATATTACGCCACATTTTACCAAATTCCCTGGCTCCTTTGGTCGTCTTGACGACGCTCGAGGTACCAAAGGCCATAATCGTAGAAGCGACGCTGAGTTTTTTGGGGCTCGGGATACAGCCCCCTTTGCCCAGCTGGGGTTCGATCATGAGTTCTGGCCGCTCCTTTCTTTTCGATGCTCCCTGGATAACGGTCTTTCCCGGGCTGATGATCATCTTGATTGTCATGGGTTTTAATCTCTTCGGTGATGCCCTGAGGGACACCCTTGACCCGAGACTTCGAAACTAA
- a CDS encoding gamma-glutamyl-gamma-aminobutyrate hydrolase family protein has protein sequence MKPIIGISSVWSAETWSSDENKVGCIYIGKQYVDAILYSGGTPFILPMINERELLIPLIEDIMMVIDGLLLSGGGSLEGIPSQTTRPTLTEQQPKRYEFEKELLLHARMKGMPILGICRGCQMIAEVFGGKMDYSHFLQGHRQKESGDHPTHNVRITDNTKAKLLLQADNMLVNSFHVQSIESVPEGFIASAISDDGVIEIIESTLDPFVVGVQFHPEEMLLSSEQAKRIIDLFVESARDFKKTRS, from the coding sequence TTGAAGCCTATAATCGGAATAAGCAGCGTATGGTCGGCTGAAACGTGGTCAAGCGATGAGAATAAAGTCGGTTGCATCTATATTGGCAAGCAATATGTCGATGCTATTTTATACTCTGGCGGCACTCCCTTCATCCTTCCCATGATCAACGAGAGGGAATTATTGATACCCCTAATTGAGGATATCATGATGGTGATCGATGGCCTCCTGCTCAGTGGGGGTGGCAGTCTGGAGGGAATCCCGTCGCAGACGACGCGCCCTACCTTGACGGAACAACAACCCAAAAGATATGAATTCGAGAAAGAATTGCTCCTTCATGCCCGCATGAAGGGAATGCCCATTTTGGGCATCTGCCGAGGCTGCCAAATGATTGCTGAGGTGTTTGGAGGAAAGATGGATTACTCTCATTTTTTGCAGGGCCATCGACAAAAGGAGTCGGGAGATCACCCGACTCATAATGTTAGAATAACTGACAATACGAAGGCGAAGCTCCTCTTGCAGGCCGACAACATGCTGGTCAACAGCTTTCACGTGCAATCCATAGAGTCCGTACCCGAAGGCTTTATCGCAAGCGCCATATCCGATGATGGGGTCATCGAAATAATCGAATCCACTCTGGATCCTTTCGTAGTGGGCGTTCAGTTTCATCCTGAGGAGATGTTGCTATCCAGCGAACAGGCAAAGAGGATCATCGATCTTTTCGTCGAAAGCGCCAGGGACTTTAAGAAAACTCGATCGTAG
- a CDS encoding N-acyl-D-amino-acid deacylase family protein yields MLDIIIKNGIIIDGSGKKRYISDIGVKDNYICKIQSNIEDCAARYIDAKDLIVSPGFIDAHSHSDFTIFINNFGESKIRQGITTEVVGNCGFTAGPIVSEHKNEQLQYLANTIVLNDEMEKIWDWKSQKSFLDYSSRDGMSFNLAPLVGHGMIHVGVMGFDQRKPTHDEMDKMKALLKSELDSGFYGLSTAFQYEPGNFIDMDEIAELCEMIRDYGGIYAIHMRDEGKDLILCVKHAIEIARRTGVRIQISHLKATYKPNWGKVNEALTLIDEAEDAGLDVGFDVYPYTAYGSGLIDLVPPRAKRDGPKEMVNLLKYEETRRRAVKDMEEGLEDWETIMVCDDWDECVKVALLKSDKNKKYEGMTIKEIAEDMKCTPYEAVIQLLIDEDASVKCIFFAMCEKDLVYVMSHPEACFGTDGRACATYGELSKGSVHPRYYGTYPRIMGHYTREEKVLTLEEAVKKSTSLPAERFNIRKRGAIKEDYFADITIFDPDVIIDTATFENPHQYPKGIEYVIVNGQMVIEKGFHTGNLPGLVLNKIAGVKD; encoded by the coding sequence ATGTTAGATATAATTATAAAAAATGGAATTATAATAGATGGGTCCGGCAAAAAGAGATACATTTCAGATATAGGAGTAAAAGATAATTATATTTGCAAAATTCAAAGCAACATCGAAGATTGCGCCGCAAGATACATAGACGCCAAGGATTTAATAGTGTCTCCGGGCTTTATAGACGCTCATAGTCATTCTGACTTTACTATCTTTATAAATAATTTTGGAGAGAGCAAAATAAGGCAGGGCATAACTACTGAGGTGGTCGGAAATTGCGGATTTACTGCTGGACCTATAGTATCTGAGCATAAAAATGAGCAGTTGCAATATTTAGCCAACACAATTGTATTAAACGATGAAATGGAAAAAATATGGGATTGGAAAAGCCAAAAAAGTTTTTTGGATTATTCTTCTAGGGATGGAATGTCCTTCAATCTAGCACCCTTAGTGGGACATGGAATGATCCATGTCGGCGTAATGGGGTTTGACCAGAGAAAACCTACGCATGATGAAATGGATAAGATGAAGGCATTGCTAAAGTCAGAACTGGATAGTGGATTTTATGGTCTATCCACAGCCTTTCAATACGAACCAGGTAACTTCATCGATATGGACGAGATTGCCGAATTATGCGAGATGATAAGAGATTATGGCGGAATCTATGCCATCCACATGAGAGACGAAGGCAAGGATTTAATACTTTGTGTGAAACATGCCATAGAGATAGCGAGAAGGACTGGAGTAAGAATTCAAATATCGCACTTAAAGGCCACTTACAAGCCCAATTGGGGCAAAGTCAATGAAGCCTTAACTTTGATAGACGAGGCTGAAGACGCCGGCCTTGATGTTGGATTTGACGTTTACCCCTATACGGCCTATGGTAGCGGCCTTATCGATTTAGTCCCACCCCGGGCAAAAAGAGACGGGCCCAAAGAAATGGTAAACCTTCTTAAATACGAAGAGACTAGACGAAGAGCGGTAAAGGACATGGAAGAGGGATTAGAAGATTGGGAGACGATAATGGTCTGCGATGACTGGGACGAATGCGTCAAAGTAGCCTTATTAAAGAGTGATAAGAACAAAAAATACGAAGGAATGACGATAAAGGAAATAGCCGAAGACATGAAATGCACCCCTTATGAAGCCGTCATTCAATTGTTAATCGATGAAGATGCTTCCGTGAAGTGCATATTCTTTGCCATGTGCGAAAAGGACTTGGTCTACGTCATGTCTCATCCCGAAGCTTGCTTTGGAACAGATGGAAGGGCATGCGCGACCTACGGGGAATTGAGCAAAGGTTCTGTGCACCCCCGTTATTACGGCACCTATCCTCGTATAATGGGACATTACACAAGGGAAGAAAAAGTCCTGACCTTGGAGGAAGCCGTGAAAAAATCGACGTCATTGCCTGCGGAGAGGTTCAACATACGAAAACGTGGAGCCATAAAAGAAGATTATTTTGCCGACATAACCATATTTGATCCCGATGTAATCATCGACACAGCCACATTTGAAAACCCCCATCAATATCCAAAGGGAATTGAGTACGTAATAGTAAATGGCCAAATGGTCATTGAGAAGGGTTTTCATACTGGAAATCTCCCTGGCCTCGTATTAAACAAGATTGCAGGGGTTAAAGATTAA
- the aroF gene encoding 3-deoxy-7-phosphoheptulonate synthase: protein MERAIVKTKRGESAGRLLMKLDQIGIRARIAKEEPEAILLAEGEIDETSIKTMPEVDQVTKVKLPFSLASREWHKKDSVVNIAPGISVGGGNVLIIAGPCAVEGKEQIVKTAQSVKRSGALALRGGAYKPRTNPYTFQGLGIEGLALLAEAKKISGLPIVTEIMTPEDIDFMLPHTDILQVGSRNMQNFSLLKALGKVDKPVLLKRGMMATIDEWLQAAEYIMAGGNFNVILCERGIRSFEKRTRNTLDLNAVPLVKSLSHLPVIVDPSHGTGKSELVPSMSLAALAAGADGLIVEVHPNPEEAVSDGDQSLDLEEFDKLMKSIKRLLSVMPEKTLEGSKCSVAA, encoded by the coding sequence ATGGAAAGAGCCATCGTAAAGACAAAAAGAGGAGAATCGGCAGGAAGGCTTTTAATGAAATTGGACCAAATAGGGATAAGGGCCAGGATCGCAAAGGAGGAACCAGAGGCAATCCTGTTGGCCGAAGGGGAGATCGACGAGACCAGCATAAAGACGATGCCGGAAGTAGATCAGGTGACCAAGGTTAAGTTGCCCTTCTCTTTGGCAAGCAGAGAGTGGCATAAAAAAGACAGCGTAGTGAATATAGCACCGGGAATCTCCGTTGGCGGAGGAAACGTTCTCATCATTGCCGGCCCCTGTGCTGTAGAGGGAAAGGAGCAGATTGTAAAGACGGCACAATCGGTAAAAAGATCCGGAGCACTGGCGCTTAGAGGAGGCGCTTACAAGCCGAGGACCAATCCGTACACCTTCCAGGGGCTCGGCATCGAGGGCTTGGCTCTGCTGGCAGAGGCAAAAAAAATCTCGGGCCTTCCGATCGTCACGGAAATAATGACCCCCGAAGACATCGACTTCATGCTCCCCCACACCGACATCCTGCAGGTCGGTTCCCGAAACATGCAGAACTTCTCCCTCCTCAAGGCCTTAGGCAAGGTCGACAAACCAGTTCTGCTTAAAAGGGGCATGATGGCCACCATAGATGAATGGCTACAAGCTGCGGAATACATCATGGCCGGAGGAAACTTCAACGTCATACTCTGCGAGAGGGGAATAAGAAGTTTCGAAAAAAGGACGAGAAACACCCTGGATCTAAACGCCGTCCCCCTGGTCAAGAGCTTAAGCCATTTGCCTGTGATCGTAGATCCCAGCCACGGAACGGGAAAGAGCGAGCTCGTTCCCAGCATGAGCCTGGCTGCCCTTGCCGCGGGAGCGGACGGCCTGATCGTAGAGGTGCACCCGAATCCCGAGGAAGCGGTAAGCGACGGCGACCAATCGCTCGACCTGGAGGAGTTCGACAAACTGATGAAATCGATCAAAAGACTGCTTTCCGTGATGCCCGAAAAAACTCTGGAGGGATCGAAGTGCTCTGTAGCAGCGTAG
- a CDS encoding prephenate dehydrogenase: MLCSSVGIVGLGLIGGSMGKGLLESRSVDRVLGWDVDGNVLEHALSSKAITSIASPKETVEETELLIIATPPSKMTALSKTLAPLAGKNLKAVVDTASTKSALSKELSFIWKEKYVGLHPMAGKEKGGIQNATAEMLYGAVCALVPTEISDGEATKMAKDLICALGMLPVITAPEEHDEIVALTSHLPMFMAISLALSAFKGASKNQKLPYFIAGGFKDTTRVASCPPWLVTDVWETNRGFIKKAIKEFIDILSELSEVEPESLFDLATKAKEARESLLKRRGEISDRN; the protein is encoded by the coding sequence GTGCTCTGTAGCAGCGTAGGCATCGTAGGGCTTGGGCTTATAGGCGGTTCCATGGGGAAAGGATTGCTCGAAAGCCGCTCCGTCGACAGGGTCCTCGGTTGGGACGTGGACGGAAACGTGCTGGAGCATGCCCTTTCATCAAAAGCCATAACTTCGATCGCTAGCCCGAAGGAAACGGTCGAAGAAACCGAACTTTTGATCATAGCCACCCCGCCAAGCAAAATGACCGCCTTAAGCAAAACATTGGCCCCTCTTGCGGGTAAAAATTTAAAGGCCGTTGTGGATACGGCCAGCACCAAATCTGCTCTGTCAAAGGAATTATCCTTTATCTGGAAGGAAAAATACGTAGGGCTTCATCCCATGGCGGGCAAGGAAAAGGGCGGTATCCAAAACGCAACAGCAGAAATGCTCTATGGCGCCGTTTGCGCGCTGGTTCCCACCGAAATTTCTGACGGCGAAGCTACGAAAATGGCCAAAGACCTCATCTGCGCCCTAGGCATGCTCCCCGTAATAACAGCTCCGGAAGAACACGACGAAATTGTGGCCCTTACGAGCCATCTTCCCATGTTTATGGCCATTAGCCTTGCCTTGTCGGCATTCAAGGGAGCTTCTAAAAACCAAAAACTTCCATACTTCATAGCCGGCGGTTTCAAAGACACCACGAGAGTGGCATCTTGCCCTCCCTGGCTCGTAACCGACGTGTGGGAGACGAATAGAGGCTTTATAAAAAAGGCGATAAAGGAATTTATAGATATTTTATCCGAGTTGTCAGAGGTAGAGCCGGAGAGTTTGTTCGATTTGGCGACCAAGGCCAAAGAGGCAAGGGAATCACTGCTAAAGCGTCGAGGTGAGATAAGTGATAGAAATTAG
- the aroA gene encoding 3-phosphoshikimate 1-carboxyvinyltransferase, translated as MIEIRPQEGIVGEIKVPGDKSISHRAALLGSLSREGIEVENFSPGEDCASTLSCLRTMGCEVNKDAVSGKVSVKAPDGLKEPNDVLDAGNSGTTARLILGLISGIPNIFAVITGDESLKRRPMGRVAKPLVAMGAKIDGREFGEKLPLAVRGRKLTGGVHTLQVASAQVKTAILFAGLRAQGATTVIEPTLTRDHTEIMLEHLGTPIFRKGLKVTVYPVSSLKGASWTIPGDFSAAAFWIVAAAITEKSELQIKKVNVNPTRTGLLRVLQRMGLDYNIEDEILSGGERMATITVRSSYLKGTKVMPEEIPSMIDELPVLAVAATQAEGTTEIRGAGELRVKESDRIHAMTEGLKRMGAQIEELQDGWIIKGKTKLSGARLKSFGDHRIAMALAVAGLAADDSVILEGESCVHISYPSFFEDLKALTTKSQPKERVSS; from the coding sequence GTGATAGAAATTAGACCGCAAGAAGGAATTGTCGGCGAGATAAAGGTACCGGGCGACAAATCAATATCCCATAGAGCTGCCCTGCTGGGGTCTCTTTCGAGGGAAGGCATAGAAGTGGAAAATTTTTCTCCGGGGGAGGACTGCGCGAGCACCCTTTCGTGCCTTAGGACGATGGGCTGCGAAGTCAACAAAGATGCCGTCTCAGGCAAGGTATCGGTAAAAGCCCCTGACGGCTTAAAAGAACCGAACGATGTCTTGGACGCAGGAAACTCCGGGACCACGGCCAGGCTCATATTGGGATTAATATCGGGAATCCCTAACATATTTGCCGTCATCACGGGCGATGAAAGCCTGAAGAGAAGACCTATGGGAAGAGTTGCCAAGCCGCTAGTTGCCATGGGCGCAAAGATAGACGGAAGGGAATTCGGAGAGAAGCTTCCCCTGGCGGTTAGAGGAAGAAAGCTTACGGGCGGCGTTCACACCCTCCAGGTGGCAAGCGCTCAGGTGAAAACGGCAATACTTTTCGCCGGCCTTAGAGCGCAGGGAGCAACTACAGTGATCGAGCCTACCCTTACGAGGGACCACACAGAGATAATGCTGGAACACCTGGGAACCCCCATCTTCAGAAAGGGCCTCAAGGTCACCGTGTACCCCGTTTCTTCCCTTAAGGGAGCAAGCTGGACCATACCGGGAGATTTTTCTGCTGCCGCCTTTTGGATAGTGGCTGCAGCCATTACCGAGAAAAGCGAGCTTCAAATCAAAAAGGTCAACGTAAATCCTACGAGGACAGGACTTCTAAGGGTGCTTCAAAGAATGGGGCTGGATTACAACATCGAAGACGAGATCTTGAGCGGAGGAGAAAGGATGGCCACCATCACGGTGAGGTCGTCGTATCTTAAGGGCACAAAGGTAATGCCCGAAGAGATACCCTCCATGATAGACGAACTTCCCGTACTGGCCGTGGCAGCCACCCAGGCAGAAGGGACCACCGAAATAAGGGGCGCCGGCGAGCTCAGGGTAAAGGAAAGCGACAGGATTCACGCCATGACTGAAGGCCTCAAGAGGATGGGCGCCCAAATAGAAGAGCTTCAAGACGGCTGGATCATAAAGGGCAAAACAAAACTTTCCGGCGCAAGGCTCAAAAGCTTCGGCGATCACCGGATAGCAATGGCCCTTGCTGTAGCCGGATTGGCCGCAGACGACAGTGTGATACTTGAAGGCGAAAGTTGCGTACACATATCCTACCCCTCCTTTTTCGAGGACTTAAAGGCCCTGACGACGAAATCCCAACCGAAGGAGAGGGTGTCGTCATGA
- the aroC gene encoding chorismate synthase, which translates to MSIRMLSSGESHGKGYLIIVEGLPAGLPISKDYIEEQLARRRRGYGRGERMKLERDEFEFYSGVRGKVTTGNPIGVVLRNSEWEKWKDAMDAFDLKEDEAKEREITKPRPGHADASGMAKFGFEEARNVLERTSARATAAWTIAGTLCRRLLEDLGIAVRSSVTSVGPRSIGLPRSEEEWTRACSSDMGLPREEDEEEIMAIIDEARSSGDSLGGTFAISVKNVPAGIGSYSEWDRRLDGRLAQALMAIPSAKGVEIGGGFGLSQRPGSEVHDEFVLSSGLWTRRTNNAGGIEGGVTNGEELTLHVALKPIPTLKKPLRTFDVRTKRETSAHVERGDVCVVPAASVVGEAMTSLVLAQALCEQFGGDRMEDLRSRFEEHTKRTRRMFHV; encoded by the coding sequence ATGAGCATTCGCATGCTGTCCAGTGGTGAATCACACGGCAAGGGTTATCTGATCATTGTCGAAGGTTTGCCGGCGGGCCTTCCCATATCTAAGGACTACATCGAAGAGCAGCTTGCCAGAAGAAGGCGTGGCTACGGCAGAGGAGAACGCATGAAACTCGAAAGGGACGAGTTCGAGTTTTACAGCGGCGTCAGGGGAAAAGTTACGACGGGAAACCCCATTGGGGTGGTCCTTCGCAACAGCGAATGGGAAAAGTGGAAGGACGCCATGGACGCCTTCGACCTGAAAGAAGACGAGGCCAAAGAGAGGGAGATAACAAAGCCAAGGCCGGGACACGCCGACGCGTCGGGCATGGCAAAGTTCGGATTTGAAGAGGCAAGAAACGTATTGGAGCGGACAAGTGCAAGGGCCACCGCTGCCTGGACGATAGCAGGGACATTATGCAGGAGGCTTTTAGAAGACCTGGGCATAGCCGTGAGAAGTTCCGTCACATCCGTAGGACCACGATCGATCGGCCTGCCCCGAAGCGAGGAAGAATGGACCAGGGCCTGCTCTTCCGACATGGGCCTTCCGAGAGAGGAAGACGAAGAAGAAATTATGGCGATCATAGACGAAGCCAGAAGCTCCGGCGATTCCCTGGGCGGTACTTTCGCAATATCCGTGAAAAACGTCCCCGCCGGCATAGGATCTTACAGCGAATGGGACAGGCGCCTGGACGGACGCCTTGCTCAGGCCTTGATGGCAATCCCTTCGGCCAAGGGAGTGGAGATAGGCGGCGGTTTCGGCCTTTCGCAGAGGCCGGGCAGCGAAGTACACGACGAGTTCGTACTCTCCTCAGGCCTTTGGACTCGCCGGACGAACAACGCCGGCGGCATAGAAGGTGGCGTAACTAACGGCGAGGAATTGACCCTTCACGTCGCCCTAAAGCCAATCCCTACTTTGAAAAAGCCCCTTCGCACCTTCGACGTGCGGACTAAAAGGGAAACTTCGGCTCACGTGGAACGGGGGGACGTTTGCGTCGTGCCCGCTGCCTCTGTGGTGGGAGAGGCGATGACGTCGCTGGTGCTCGCACAGGCCTTATGCGAACAATTCGGTGGCGACAGGATGGAAGATTTGCGATCTCGATTCGAGGAACATACAAAGAGGACGAGGAGGATGTTTCATGTCTGA